The DNA segment CCTCTCGTCCTGCCTGCAGCCGCTGCACGGCCTCGTCCGCTGGCTGCGGGGTACCTCCTCGGGGAATTTATCTGGCCGATCCGCCGCATGGTCGCGATGGCCGGACTGCCCGGCGCACAGTCGCGGGGCGTCCGACACGTCCACCGCCAGCCACCGCCCATCCGACGGCCCGCCTGTCGCCACGGCCCATGGCAGAGCAGAGGCCAGCACTGCAACATCCATGGCACTGCCCGCGGATTCCTCGACCGCGGTGCTGGCGGCCACCATGGAGCGCCCCGCGCGCTCCCCGGCCGGCAGCCAGCGCACCTGCGCGGCGCGGGCGCCAGGCGCCGTGCGCGTGGTGCAGCGCCGGCAGGCAGGTACGCCGGAGCGATTCGTGATCTCCGGCCGGATGGCCGATGTGCGGGCAGAACTGGAGCGCTGGGCCGCTGCAGAAGCCGTGCTGCAATGACCTGCAACGGCTGCCCCCGGCCGTGGTCCGCCGCCTGCGGCCTCAGCTGTTGATCTGCGCCCAGAGTTTGTCCAGGCGCTTCACGCTCACGGGCTGCGGCGTGCGAAGCTCCTGTGCGAAGAAGCTCACCCGCAGTTCCTCCAGCAACCAGCGGAATTCCTGCATGCGCGCATCCACCTGCCCCTTGCGCTCGGCCACGAGCCGCCAGTAGCGCTGCTCCTGGGGGCGCAGTTCCGCGAGCCGCGTGGCGTCGCGTGCAGCATCGGCTCGCACCTTGTCCAGGCGCAGGGTGATGGCCTTCAGATAGCGCGGGAAGTGCGCGAGCTGCGACCAGGGCGCCACCGCCAGGAAGTTCTTCGGCATGAGCCGTTGCAGTTGCTGCTGCGCATCCTGCGTGGCCTCGGGCGCGCCTTTCGTGTCCTTGATCTTGCGTGCCGCCGCAGCGTATTCGAGCAGGATCGCACCGGCCAGGCGCGCGACTTCATTGGCAATCAGCGTGAGCCGGCCGCGGCCCTCCTGCACGCGGCGCTGGAAGTCGGCCTCGGTCGTGGGCAGGGGATCGACCAGGAAGGCGCGGTCCAGCGCCACATCGATGACCTGTGCGCGCAGCTCTTCCTGCGTACCCAGCGGCATGTAGGCGACCGCCATCTTTTGCAGGTCCGGAATGTTCTTTTCCAGGTACTTGAGCGCGTCCTTGATCTGCAGCGCGAACAGGCGGCGCAGGCCCGCGCGGTGGCGCGCCGCGGCCACGCCGGGTTCGTCGAACACTTCGATGGTCACGGCATCGCCGCCATCGATGAGTGCCGGGAAGCCGATCAGCGTCTGTCCGCCCTTGCGGATCTCCATGAGTTCGGGCAGCTCGCCGAAGGTCCAGGCCGTGTAGCGCTGGCCCGCCGGCACGGCTGCCGGGGCGGGAGCGGCCGCCGGACCGCCGCTGGGCGGTTTGCCGGCGGCGGAAGCCGCACGGCTGTCCGCAGGCCTGCCCTGCGCGCCACCCTTGCCGGGTCGCGCAGCCGGGGCCGTTTCCGCAGGCGACGCGTCGCCCCCGGTCTCCGGCGCGGAACCTGCGAGCTTGAGCCCCGCCAAAGCCTGGAACGCGCCCCGGGCCTTGGCCCCCCATTCGGCCTTGAGCGCACCCAGGTTGCGCCCCTGGCCGAGCTGCCGGCCGTCTTCGTGGACCACGCGAAAGTTCATGAACAGGTGCGGACTGAGCATGTCGAGCTTGAAGTCGGCCCGCTTCACGTCCAGCGAGGTCTCGTCACGCACCTGCTTGAGCAGCACGTCCACCAGGCTGCCCTGCCCGAAGCGCTCGGGCGTGCCGAGCAGTTCGGCCAGGCGCGCGGCATTGTCCGGCAGGGGCACGAAACGGCTGCGCGGGCGCTGCGGCAGGCTCTTGAGCAGCGCCTGGATCTTGTCCTTGAGCATACCCGGCACCAGCCATTCGCAGCGCTCTTCGCTGACCTGGTTGAGCACGAAGAGCGGCACCGTGACGGTGACGCCGTCACGCGGGTCGCCGGGCTCGTGCAGGTAGGTGGCCGCGCAATCCACCCCGCCCAGCCGGACCATGCGCGGGAAGGCGCTGGTGGTGATGCCGGCAGCCTCGTGGCGCATCAGTTCGTCGCGCGTGAGCTTGAGCAGGTCCGGTTTCGCGCGGCTGGCCTCGCGGTACCAGGATTCGAAATCGGCGCCAGTGCAGATGTCGGCAGGCACCTGCTGGTCGTAGAAGGCGTAGATGAGCTCCTCGTCCACCAGCACGTCCTGCCGGCGCGACTTGTGCTCCAGTTCCTCCACCTTGGCGATCAGCTTGCGGTTGGCCGGCAGGAACGGCAGGCGCCGCTCCCAGTCCTGGGGCCACTGGTCGCCGACCAGCGCTTCGCGCAGGAAGATTTCGCGCGCAGTGCGCGGGTCCACCTTGCCGAAGTTCACGCGCCGGTTGTTGTAGATGACGATGCCATAGAGGGTGGCGCGCTCCAGCGCCGTCACCTGCGCTGACTTGCGTTCCCAGTGCGGGTCCAGCATCTGCTTCTTGAGCAGGTGGCCGCCCATTTCCTCGATCCACTGCGGCTCGATGGCCGCGATGCCGCGCCCGAACAGGCGCGTGGTCTCGACCAGTTCCGCCGCCACGATCCAGCGCCCGGGCTTCTTCGACAGGTGCGCCCCGGGATGCTTGTAGAACTTGATGCCGCGCGCGCCAAGGTACCAGTCCTCTTCCTCGCTCTTCACGCCGATGTTGCCGAGCAGTCCGGCGAGCATGGACCGGTGGATCTGTTCGTAGCTGGCCGGCTGGATGTTCAGGCGCCAGCGGTGCTCGGTGACCACCGTGAGCAATTGCGTGTGGATGTCGCGCCACTCGCGCAGCCGCCGCACGCTGATGAAGTTCTGGCGCAGCAGCGATTCGTATTGCCGGTTGCTGAGTTTGTGGGTAGGCGTGGGGACCGGCACGGACGCCGCAGCGGCCGTTGCGGGTGCGGCCGCGTCGGCACTGCCGCGCGCCTGGCGCTGCGCCACCGGCAGCACGGCCTGCGAGGGCGCGCCCTTGCGCGCGGCATCGCGCTGCGCCCGAGCGGACGGCAGGCTCGGCGCGCCGCCACGGGCTTCGTTGATCCACTTCCAGAGCTTGAGGTAGCCGCTGAATTCGCTCTTCTCGTCGTCGAATTTGGCGTGCGCCTGGTCGGCCTGCTGCTGGGCCTCGAGCGGCCGGTCGCGCACGTCCTGCACCGACAGGGCCGAGGCGATCACCAGCACCTCATCCAGCGCCTGGCGGTCGCGCGCCTCCAGGATCATGCGGCCGACGCGCGGATCGAGCGGCAGGCGCGAGAGCTCCACGCCCATGGGTGTGAGTTCGTTGGCATCGTCCACCGCGCCCAGTTCGGCCAGCAGCTGGTAGCCGTCTGCGATGGCCCGGCCCGAGGGGGCCTCGATGAACGGGAACTGCGCCACATCCCCCAGGTGCAGCGACTTCATGCGCAGGATCACGCCCGCCAGCGAGGAGCGCAAGATTTCCGGGTCGGTGAAGCGCGGCCGGCCGTTGAAGTCGGGTTCGTCGTAGAGCCGGATGCAGATGCCGTTGGCGATCCGGCCGCAACGGCCCGCCCGCTGGTTGGCCGCCGCCTGGCTCACGGGCTCGATCAGCAACTGCTCGACCTTGCTGCGGAAGCTGTAGCGCTTCACGCGCGCGGTGCCGGCGTCGATCACGTAGCGGATGCCCGGCACCGTGAGCGAGGTTTCGGCCACGTTGGTGGCCAGCACGATGCGGCGGCCGGTGTGGCCTTCGAAGATCCGATCCTGCTCGGCCTGCGAGAGGCGCGCGAACAGCGGCAGCACCTCGGCGCCGCGCATAACCGGCTGGTGGGCCAGGTGCTTGCGCAGGTGGTCGGCAGCTTCGCGGATCTCGCGCTCGCCGGGCAGGAAGACAAGGATGTCGCCCGCCGCGTTGCCGGCCCAGAGTTCGTCCACGCCATCGGCGATGGCTTCGTTCAGGCCATAGTCGCGGCTGTCCTCGAAGGGCCGGTACCGCTGCTCCACAGGGAACGTGCGGCCGGACACGTAGATGACGGGTGCGGGCCCCTTGGCCGACTCGAAATGCTTCGCGAACCGCTCTGCATCGATGGTGGCCGAGGTGACCACGATCTTCAGGTCGGGCCGGCGCGGCAGGATCTGGCGCAGGTAGCCGAGCAGGAAGTCGATGTTCAGGCTGCGTTCGTGCGCCTCGTCGATGATGATGGTGTCGTAGGCGGTCAGCAGCGGGTCGGTCTGCGTTTCCGCCAGCAGGATGCCGTCCGTCATCAGTTTGACGGAGGCATCGCGCGACAGGCGGTCCTGGAAGCGCACCTTGTAGCCCACGACGTCGCCCAGCGGCGTCTGCAGCTCTTCGGCGATGCGCTTGGCGACGCTGCTCGCCGCGATCCGCCGCGGCTGCGTGTGGCCGATCAGGCGGCCCTTCTCACCCGGTTTGGCATTGCATTTGCCGCGGCCGAGCGCCAGCGCGATCTTGGGCAGCTGCGTGGTCTTGCCCGAGCCGGTCTCGCCGCAGACGATGATGACCTGGTGCGCCTGCATGGCGGCCATGATCTCTTCGCGCTTGCCCGATACCGGCAGGCCGGGCGGGAAGTCGATGCGCAGCGGTGCTGCCTGGGCCTCACGGCGTGGCGGTGCGGACGGGGCGGGCTGGGGGGTGGGGGATTTCGGGGGCGCGGAACCTGTCATAGAGACCCGCATTATCCGAACGATCCGTTGGCGTGGTGCAACGCAGGCCATCCCGCAGCCTTGCGCGCACGCGGCGGTACCGGGGAAAATCCGCCGCGTCGCCTGCGCCGGCCTGCCCTGGCCCGCCTTCGACCTGCATCCGCCCCATTTCGCCGCGGCAACGAGCAACCTTGCCGCGGCACCCCACAGGACAGGAGCTTTCCCCCATGACCCTTTCGTTCCACCGCATCGACTGACCACGGTTCCCCACGCCCCGGCTGGACCGTGTGTTCCGTTTCACACACCGTCCGGCACGAGGCCGCGCTGCCCTCCCATGGAGTGGCAGGCACGCGAAGCCCCGGCCGTCCAGCCGGGGCTTTTTCGTTGTGAGGAACCGCACGCATGAGTGCACAGAAACGCTCCCGCGCCTACGAGGCGGGCCGGGTGAAGGCATTGCGCCGCATGAAGCAGCCGATCGCGCTGCATGTCGAGGCCAGCGCGCCGCCCCGCAACCCCGTAGCGCGCGCCCTGGCGGCACGCAGCCTGGGCGGCGGCGGAGGACGCCACATCCGCAGCCAGGGCGCACAGCGCCGCGCCGACCGCATGGCACTGCAGCACGCGCTGCGCAGCGGCTGGGACAGCTGAGGCCCCGCGCGCCGCCGCCAGGCCTTTGCCGGGCGGCGGCGCCACACCGATTCCGTGGACAATGGCAGCACCGGGACGCCCACCGGTCCCATGCCGCGCCGCGATGCCCGTCCCCCTCTCCCCCGATCTCTCCACGTCTTCATCCGCATTCCCGATGCCGGCCCAGGCCGACCGGCGGCGCCATGTCGCCGTGATCGGCGCAGGCATCGTGGGCACGGCATGCGCGATCGAGATCCTGCGCACCGGCCGCTCCGTGACGCTGCTCGATCCCCATGCGCCCGGCGGGCCGGAAGCGACGAGCTACGGCAACGCCGGCTGGCTGTCGTCCCATTCCATCCTCCCACCGTCCGGCCCGGGCATGTGGAAGCAGTTGCCGGGCTATCTGCTGGATCCGCAGGGTCCGCTCACCGTGCGCTGGGGCTACCTGCCCCGCGCCCTGCCCTGGCTCTGGCGCTTCCTGCGTTCCGGTCGCACGCCGGCCCGGGTGGCCCGCACCGCGCATGCGCTGCGCCAGCTGCTGCGGGACGCGCCAGCGCTGCACGCGCGGCTGGCGGGCGAAGCCGGCGTGCCGCACCTGGTCGCGCAGCGGGGCCTGCTGCATGTCTATCGCTCGCGCGCGGACTTCGAGGCCGACGCGCTCGGATGGCGCCTGCGCGGCGAGGAAGGCATCGCCTTCAGGACGCTGGAAGCCGGCGAATTGCGCTCGCAGGAGCCCGAGCTGATGCCGGGCTACGGCTTCGGCGTGCGCGTCGATGAGGCGGGCCATTGCGCGAACCCGGGCGCCTATCTGGGGGCACTGGCCGCGCATGCCCAGTCCCTGGGTGCGCGCCGCGTCGCCGCACGCGCCATCGGCCTGCGCATCGTGTCGGGCCGCCTGGCCGCCGTCCGGACCGACGCGGGCGACATACCGTGCGATGCTGCGGTGATCGCCGCCGGCGCCTACTCCCGCCCCCTGGCCCGCGACGCGGGTGACCGGGTGTGGCTCGACACCGAACGCGGATACCACGCGATGCTGGACCTGCGCGCCCGGCCGGGCGAAGCGCCGCCTCCCGGACCGCGCACCTCCACGATGGTGATGGACCGCAAGCTCATCGTCCACCAGATGGAGCACGGCCTGCGCGTGGCGGGCCAGGTGGAGATCGCCGGCCTGCAGGCAGCGCCGGACTGGCGCCGCGCGCACATCCTGCTGGAGCACCTGTTCACGCTCTACCCCGCCCTGCCGCGCCCTGCGCTGGAAAGCAGTGCCCGGTTCTGGCTGGGCCGGCGCCCGAGCACCAGCGACGGCCTGCCCTGCATCGGCCCCGCGACGGGTTGCGCGGACGTAATCCACGCCTACGGGCACGGCCATGTCGGGCTGGGTTCTTCGGCACGCACGGGCCGCGTGGTGGCGCAGCTGCTGGACGGCTGCCCGCCAGAGATCGACATCGTGCCTTTCAGCCCGGGGCGCTGGCGACGATAATCCGGCGCGCACCGCACGGCGCCCGCCTCCCCGACAACCACCGCCTGCCCGACCACGCAGGCTTCCGGCCCCGCCTCTTCATCTTCCCGCCATGTCCGCTGTCTTCAATTTCACCTTCGTGCCCTGGTTCCGGTCGGTGGCGCCCTACATCCACAAGTTCCGCCACCAGACCTTCGTGATCGCGCTCACGGGCGAAGCAATCGCGGCCGGCAAGCTGCAGGCGATCGCGCAGGACCTGGCGATGATCCAGGCCATGGGGGTGAAGATCGTGCTGGTGCACGGCTTCCGCCCGCAGGTGAACGAGCAGCTCGCGGCCAAGGGGCATGCGGCGCGGTATTCGCACGGCATCCGCATCACGGATTCGGTGGCGCTGGACTGCGCGCAGGAAGCGGCCGGGCAACTGCGCTACGAGATCGAAGCCGCATTCAGCCAGGGGCTGCCCAACACCCCCATGGCGGGCTCCACGGTGCGCGTGATATCGGGCAACTTCATCACCGCACGCCCCGTGGGCATCGTGGACGGCGTGGACTTCAAGCATTCGGGGCTGGTGCGCAAGGTGGACGTGGCGGGCATCCGCCGGTCGCTGGAGATGGATGCGCTGGTGCTGATCTCGCCGTTCGGCTTTTCGCCCACCGGCGAGGCCTTCAACCTCACGATGGAGGAAGTGGCGACGTCCGTCTCCATCGCGCTCAAGGCGGACAAGCTCGTGTTCGTCTGCGAGGTGCCGGGCATCCGCACCGACCCCGAGCAGCCCGAAAGCGAGGACAACCCGATCGACACCGAACTGCCGCTGGCCCAGGCACGGCAGATGCTGGCCCGCGTCCCCCCGGGCCAGAAGCCGACGGACACGGCGTTCTACCTGCAGCACTGCGTGAAGGCCTGCCAGAACGGCGTGGAGCGCAGCCACATCATCCCGTTCGCGGTAGACGGCGCGCTGCTGCTGGAAATCTACGTGCACGACGGCATCGGCACCATGGTGGTGGACGAAAAGCTCGAGGAACTGCGCGAGGCCACTCCGGACGACGTGGGCGGCATCCTGCAGCTCATCGAGCCGTTCGAGAAGGACGGCACGCTGGTCAAGCGCGACCGTACCGAGATAGAACGCGATGTCGCCAACTACACCATCATCGAGCACGACGGCGTGATCTTCGGCTGTGCCGCGCTCTACCCGTACCCGGAAGCCGGCACGGCCGAGATGGCCGCCGTCACGGTGTCGCCGCAGAGCCAGGGCACGGGCGACGGGGAAAAGCTGCTCAAGCGCATCGAACAGCGCGCCCGTGCCATGGGCCTGAAAAGCCTGTTCGTGCTCACCACCCGCACGATGCACTGGTTCATCAAGCGTGGCTTCCAGCCGGTGGACCCGGAGTGGCTGCCTGAGGCCCGCAAGAAGAAATACAACTGGGACCGTCGCAGCCAGGTGCTGGTGAAAACGCTCTGAAGTCTTCCTGGGGGACGGTCAGCCCTTGGCTGCAGGGGCTGTGCCCTCCAGGGCCCAGCGTGCGGCCAGCGCGCCGACCCGGGCGAGCGCAGCATCGCGCTGCTCCGCAGGCGCCGGGCTGCCCGTCAGGTAGCAACTCACCATCACCGCACCGCGGTCCGGCGGCCAGAACAGGCCGATGTCGTTGCTGGTGCCGCGCGGGCCGGTGCCGGTTTTTTCGCCGATGCGCCAGCCCTCCGGCATGCCGGCCCGCAGCCGACGGTCGCCGGTGCGGTTGCCCACGAGCCAGGCGAGCATCTGCGCTCTCGCCGCGGAGGACAGCGCCTCCCCCTGGGTGACGGCCCACACGGTGCGGGCCATGGCACGGGGCGTCGTGGTGTCGCGCACCTCCCCGGGCGGCACATCGTTGAGCGCGGGCTCCATGCGGTCCAGCCGGGTCTGGGAGTCGCCCAGCGAGCGCAGCCAGGCCGTGAGCCCGAGCGGCCCGCCCTGCGTGCCCAGCAGCAGGTTGGCGGCCGTATTGTCGCTGAGCGTGACGGCTGCCTCGCACAGTTGCTCCACGGTCATGCCATCGCCGCCCACGTGGCGCTCCGTAGCGGGCGAATACTCCATCAGGTCGGATTTACCGTAGGTGATGCGGCGGTCCAGCCGTTCCTGCCCCTGGTCCACGCGCCGCAGCACATGGGCCGCCAGCACCAGCTTGAAGGTGCTGCACAGGGGAAACCGCTCATCGCCCCTGTGTGCGCGCTGGCGCCCGGTGGCCATGTCGAGCAGCGCCACGCCCAGGCGGCCCCCGACCGACGCCTCGATCTCCTGCACCGCGCGGGCGAGCGCATCCGACCCGGAACCCATGGATTTCTTGCCCCCGGCCCATGCATCCGGCACCCACGGCGCAGCCGCCCCACACACCGCCGCCACCATCCACGTCCTTCTCAGCATTGCCATTTCATCACTCCGTCATTGAACAATGGCCGCAACGATATCGGCCTGCACGGCCGGTGACCATCGACAATAATTGGCGTCTTCCCCCAGAAAAACTTCACCCTCGCGCCCATGCATCTGCCGCTCAATGCCCTGCGGGCTTTCGAAGTCTCGGCGCGGCACCTGAATCTCACCCGCGCGGCGGAAGAGCTGCACGTGACGCAGACCGCGGTCAGCCAGCACATCCGCAATCTCGAAGAGCGCCTGGGCAAGCCGCTGTTCCGCAGATTGCCCCGCGGGCTGGCACTCACCGATGAAGGGCTGGCGCTGTTGCCGGCGCTGGCGGACGCGTTCGGTCGCATCGAGCGCGCACTGGCGCAGTGCAGCGACACGCGCCCGCGCGAGGTGCTCACCGTGGGCGCCGTGGGCACCTTCGCCGTGGGATGGCTGCTGCCGCGGCTGCAGGCGTTCCAGCAGCAGTGTCCGTTCGTGGACCTGCGCCTGCTGACCAACAACAACCGGGTGGACCTTGCGGGCGAAGGGCTGGACTGCGCGATCCGCTTCGGCGACGGCGCCTGGCACGGCACGGAGTCGGACCGCCTGCTGGAAGCGCCCCTCTCGCCCATGTGCTCGCCCGCGCTCGCCGCTCGGCTGCGCGCGCCGGCCGACCTCGCGCGGGAGCCGCTGCTGCGCTCGTACCGCGCCGATGAATGGGCCGCCTGGTTCGGTGCAGCGGGCGTGGCATGCCCGGTGGTACGGGGTACGGTATTCGACTCGTCCCTGGCCCTGGCCGAAGCGGCGGCCCAGGGCGCGGGCGCGGCCCTGCTGCCCGCGCGCCTGTTCGAGCGCGAGTTGCGCCAGGGCCGGCTGGTGCGGCCGTTCCACCACGAGATCGCGCTCGGGGCCTACTGGCTCACGCGCCTGCGGTCGCGCGCCGCGTCGCCCGCGCTCACGGCTTTCCGGGAATGGCTGCTGCAGGCCTGCGCCGTGGGCGGAGCACCCGTGGAGCCGTCGGCGTCTCCAGCCATGGTGCCGTAGCCCCGGCTTATCATCCCCGCCCCATGCCCCAGATCCTGACCGCCGCCCTCTACCACTTCGCGACGCTTCCCGACTGCGAGGCGCTGCGCGGGCCCCTGCAGGCCGAATGCGAGCGCCATGGCGTGCGCGGCCTGCTGCTGCTGGCCCCGGAGGGGGTGAACGGCACCATTGCCGGTACCGCGGAGGGAGTGCAGGCGGTGCTGGCCATGCTCCGCGCCCAGCCGCCGCTGGCCGCCCTGCGGCACAAGGAAGCCTGGGGCGACCGCATGCCTTTCTACCGCATGCGCGTGCGCGTCAAGCGCGAGATCGTCACCCTGGGCGTTCCCGGCGTGGATGCGGCCCGCGATGCCGGCACCTACGTGAAGCCCGGGGACTGGAACGCGCTCATCGATGACCCCGAGGTGGTGGTGATCGACGTGCGCAACGGCTACGAGAGCGCCATCGGCAGCTTCGCGCGTGCGGTGCGGCCCGACACCCGGAGCTTTACCGAATTTCCCGCCTGGGTCGAGGCGCAGACCGCGCCCGGCGGCCTGCTGGCAGGCAAGCCGCGCGTGGCGATGTTCTGCACCGGCGGCATCCGCTGCGAGAAATCCACGGCGCTGCTGCGCATGCAGGGTTTCGGCGAGGTCTATCACCTCGAAGGCGGCATCCTGCAGTACCTGGAAGACATGCCCGCCGAAGGCAGCCGCTGGGAAGGCGACTGCTTCGTGTTCGATGAGCGGGTCTCCGTGTCCCATGGCCTCGTGCCCGGAACGCACCGGCACCTGTGCCGGTCCTGCCGCATGCCGCTCGGCCCGCAGGACCTGGCCTCGCCCGACTACCTGCCGGGCGTGCGGTGCCCGCACTGCCGCGGCACGCGGGCCGCCGGGGAAGAACGTGCGCTGGCCGAGCGGGAGCGGCAGATGGCCCTGGCGCGGCAGCGTGGTACGGAGCACCTGGGCGCCCGCCTGCCCACGCCGTCCCGTGCCGGCCCGGTCGCAGGCTCCGCTGCGCAAGACCATGGTCCGGGGCCCGCGCAAGCCGACGCATCCCTGCCGGTGCTCTACAGCTTCCGCCGGTGCCCATACGCCATCCGGGCGCGCATGGCGATTGCCGCCAGCGGGCAGCGCTGCGAATGGCGGGAAGTGGTGCTGCGCGACAAACCGGCCGCGATGCTGGCCGCTTCGCCCAAAGGCACGGTGCCCGTCCTGGTGCTGCCCGGCGGCCGGGTACTGGAGCAGAGCCTGGACATCATGCGGTGGGCCCTGGCGCACCATGATCCTGCGGGCTGGCTGCAGGCGGGCGAGCCGGACGACGTGGAAGCACTGATCGCCGCCTGCGACGGCGCGTTCAAGCAGGCGCTGGACCGGTGCAAGTATCCGGAACGCCATCCGGAGGTGCCGCCCGAAGCGGCGCAGTCGCAGGCCCGGGCATGGCTCGAAGGCCTGGAGGACAGGCTGGGGCGCAGTGCATTCCTGTGCGGAAGCCGCGCTGCGCTGGCTGATGTCGCGCTCATGCCCTTCGTGCGCCAGTACGCGGCCATCGACCGCACGGCCTGGCAATCCCTGCCCTGGCCCCGCCTGCAGGCGTGGCTGGCGGCGTGGGAAAGCGGAGTGCTCTTCGAAGAGGTGATGCACAAGGCCCCGGCATGGCGCGAAGGGCAGGATGTGCAGTACTTTCCACCCGGACAGGCCCGCGACAGCGCCGCTTGAAGGCTGCCGACCGCGCCCGGCAGGACGCTGCCAGTGCTCGGGCCGCGGGATCCGGCAGCCCGGAGAGCCCGGAGAGGCTCAGGCTGCGGAAAAACCGCCGCGGCTGCGACGCGGGGCGCGGACCAGCATTACCAGAAGCACCAGGGCCATCAGGACGAAGCACACGAAGGACCAGTTGGCGATGCTGCCTCCCAGGAAGGTCCAGTCGATGGCGGCGCAATCACCGGAGCCGCGGAAGATCATCGGAATGGCGCGGCTGATCGGAAAGTTCTCGATCATTCCGTAGAAGTCGCGGCCGCAGGTGGCGATCTCGGGCGGATACCACTGCAGCCAGCTCTGGCGCGCCGCCACGAAGGCGCCGAATCCGGACATCAGCAGCGCCAGCACACCCCAGGTCATCCACCAGCCACGGCCGCCGCGCAGGCTGCCCAGGCCCGTGAACACCGCCACGCCGATGAGCGCGTAGCGCTGCACGATGCACATGGGGCACGGCTCGAGGCCGACCACGTGCTGCAGGTACATGCCGAAGGCGAGCATCGCGATGCAGGCCGCGGAGATGAGGGCCAGCACGCGGCGCGGTGCGGCATCCAACCAGTTCGAAACCATGGAATCCTTGTCCTTGAAAACCCGGGCGTCGCAGGCGGCATCCGGCAAGGATGCAGCGTGTCAGATGCCCGCGGCGTGGTCCAGAAAAACGCGGGCGCGGCGCGGCGTCACCACCAGCGTTTCACCCTCCCTGAAGCCCGCCTCCCGGAACTGCTGCGCCGGTATCTGCGCTTCGATCAGGGCGTCGGGCTCCGCATTGTCCGCTGATTTGTGATCGGTATCCGGGATAAGTTCCAGGCGCGCGATCGGGCCGACCACGATGGCACGGGACAGCTGCGCCACGATGCCGCGGGGGCGGCCGTCAGCGCCCACGCCCTGCCCTGGCGAATAGCGCTCCACGTCCAGGTCATGGGGGCGCACGTAAGCGAAGGCGGCGGCATTCTGGGCGGAGGCGTGCTCGGGCGAATCGATGGCCATGCCCTCCACATGCACCAGGCCCTCGTGCGCGCGGCCGTGGAACAGGTTCACGTCGCCCAGGAAGCCGTAG comes from the Paracidovorax avenae ATCC 19860 genome and includes:
- a CDS encoding disulfide bond formation protein B — its product is MVSNWLDAAPRRVLALISAACIAMLAFGMYLQHVVGLEPCPMCIVQRYALIGVAVFTGLGSLRGGRGWWMTWGVLALLMSGFGAFVAARQSWLQWYPPEIATCGRDFYGMIENFPISRAIPMIFRGSGDCAAIDWTFLGGSIANWSFVCFVLMALVLLVMLVRAPRRSRGGFSAA
- a CDS encoding rhodanese-related sulfurtransferase; translated protein: MPQILTAALYHFATLPDCEALRGPLQAECERHGVRGLLLLAPEGVNGTIAGTAEGVQAVLAMLRAQPPLAALRHKEAWGDRMPFYRMRVRVKREIVTLGVPGVDAARDAGTYVKPGDWNALIDDPEVVVIDVRNGYESAIGSFARAVRPDTRSFTEFPAWVEAQTAPGGLLAGKPRVAMFCTGGIRCEKSTALLRMQGFGEVYHLEGGILQYLEDMPAEGSRWEGDCFVFDERVSVSHGLVPGTHRHLCRSCRMPLGPQDLASPDYLPGVRCPHCRGTRAAGEERALAERERQMALARQRGTEHLGARLPTPSRAGPVAGSAAQDHGPGPAQADASLPVLYSFRRCPYAIRARMAIAASGQRCEWREVVLRDKPAAMLAASPKGTVPVLVLPGGRVLEQSLDIMRWALAHHDPAGWLQAGEPDDVEALIAACDGAFKQALDRCKYPERHPEVPPEAAQSQARAWLEGLEDRLGRSAFLCGSRAALADVALMPFVRQYAAIDRTAWQSLPWPRLQAWLAAWESGVLFEEVMHKAPAWREGQDVQYFPPGQARDSAA